One Sodalinema gerasimenkoae IPPAS B-353 DNA segment encodes these proteins:
- a CDS encoding serine/threonine-protein kinase, giving the protein MSYCVNRHCAKPQNPDSAQYCQSCGHALILRDRYQVMQPLGRGGFAKTYLAIDRDLPSHPRCVVKQLHPQNRTGELGAKMLELFHREAENLHRLGQHPQIPTLFAHFEQKGYFYLVQEWIEGQTLSEELQNTGTFDESQIRDLLGQLLPVLDYIHEQHSIHRDIKPDNIMRRRRDGQLFLIDFGVVKVIEEQPTESSYTAVGSAEYMAPEQTRGQAFPASDLYSLGVTCARLMTGISPLELYDIVGGRWDWQRSLPLTHRISPQLTDILNKLLETPLSDRFHAAKEVIAALKTPTPPPAPEAPPTLARPKPHQRPRLPKPEIVLERVPRTRPRLSLIDQLFYKTPDVPLPSEVGLDYSELWTLLRRQRWEAADFLTHKLLCRAAHGTPSGHLAPRDIEALPCTDLQTLDYLWRFHSGDRFGFTVQQQIYQQTGRDYPLFCATIGWKLSAARSPSLDFTYSLKAPVGHLPSRRWAKGFELWRTLKTLDEKLSQCFLYS; this is encoded by the coding sequence ATGAGCTATTGTGTCAATCGTCATTGTGCTAAGCCGCAAAATCCCGACTCAGCCCAATACTGTCAAAGCTGCGGTCATGCCCTGATTTTGCGCGATCGCTACCAAGTCATGCAACCCCTTGGTCGTGGTGGTTTCGCCAAAACATATCTCGCCATCGATCGCGATTTACCCTCCCATCCTCGGTGCGTCGTTAAACAGCTACATCCGCAAAACAGGACCGGTGAGCTTGGGGCGAAGATGCTGGAACTGTTCCATCGGGAAGCCGAAAATCTCCATCGCTTGGGACAACATCCTCAAATTCCCACCCTCTTCGCCCATTTTGAGCAAAAAGGCTATTTTTATCTCGTCCAGGAGTGGATTGAGGGACAGACCCTCAGCGAAGAACTCCAAAATACGGGCACCTTTGACGAGTCTCAGATTCGCGACCTCCTGGGGCAACTGTTGCCGGTTTTAGACTACATTCACGAACAACATAGTATCCACCGCGACATCAAACCCGATAACATCATGCGCCGTCGTCGCGATGGACAACTGTTTTTAATTGACTTTGGCGTTGTCAAAGTCATCGAAGAGCAGCCAACGGAGTCCAGTTATACCGCCGTCGGCAGTGCCGAATACATGGCCCCTGAACAAACTCGGGGTCAAGCCTTTCCCGCCAGTGACCTCTATAGTTTGGGCGTGACTTGTGCCCGTCTCATGACCGGGATTTCCCCCTTAGAACTCTATGACATTGTCGGGGGACGTTGGGATTGGCAACGTTCTCTCCCCCTCACCCATCGAATCAGCCCTCAACTGACCGATATTTTAAACAAATTACTCGAAACCCCTCTCAGTGATCGTTTTCACGCCGCCAAGGAGGTCATCGCTGCCCTCAAGACCCCAACCCCACCTCCTGCCCCCGAAGCTCCTCCGACCCTTGCCCGCCCCAAACCGCATCAACGGCCTCGACTCCCCAAACCCGAGATCGTCCTAGAACGGGTCCCCCGCACTCGTCCTCGCCTATCCCTAATCGATCAACTCTTTTACAAAACCCCCGATGTTCCCCTGCCCTCAGAGGTGGGGTTAGACTACAGTGAACTGTGGACTTTATTACGACGGCAACGTTGGGAAGCCGCCGATTTCCTTACCCATAAACTACTCTGTCGAGCCGCCCACGGAACCCCAAGCGGTCATCTTGCGCCTCGGGATATTGAAGCCTTGCCCTGTACCGATTTACAGACCCTAGACTACCTCTGGCGGTTCCATTCGGGCGATCGCTTCGGCTTCACCGTCCAGCAGCAAATCTATCAACAGACGGGTAGAGACTACCCCTTATTTTGCGCCACCATCGGCTGGAAACTCTCGGCCGCGCGATCGCCCTCCCTAGACTTCACCTACAGTCTCAAAGCCCCCGTCGGCCATCTCCCCTCCCGCCGCTGGGCCAAAGGCTTCGAACTCTGGCGCACCCTCAAGACCCTAGACGAAAAACTCAGTCAATGCTTCCTCTACAGCTAG